The sequence CACAATAGATTGAATTTAATAAGAGTGATGCtgaaacatatttaaaaaaaaaatgaaataaaaattggttGAATGATGGatgaaattaaatcaatactGTTGCAAATAATGAGCAATTTGATTAACTTTTTCAATAATTGTTCCAAATCTGCTCCAAAATAAGCTTTTGTGCTACTAAAACTTTTTAGTGCTTTTgtctatttttccttttttcttttttagggtCAAGAAATAAAGTGCCCAATCCAATCACTTAATTATGGAGCAATGGAAAttgaaaaaagttaaaatagaaatatatatatatatatatatatatatatatatatatatatatatatatatatatatatatatatatatatatataaagccaaCTGTTTATAATAGGGTTTGGCACATTGATGTAGTTAGAAATGAAGTTGACATCTTTGATTTTGTAAAAATGACATATGCAATGACGGAATTTTGGATCATGAGaaagagatttttatttttcgaccactaaaaaatatgaaaaaataaataaaaattaataggaTTAAGAAGTTTCTATTCTACTATTTATATCGgtttcaattaatattttttatttttttattgttaaaatattatagtttaaatatataaaattaatattactttcttaattttaaatttttttaatattatatacttaaacggtaacatttttaataatatgagtgTTTGACTCAATccctcttattttttattattgctgAAATTCACACCAtgtcaataaatttaattaataatttatcaataactaaaattaaaattaatactaaaattaaaaataaaaactccaTGCTAAATTTAATAGCAAATgcaaaatatatgtttttctttttaattaaacttaatatttaattgagATACTACCAAAACATGCTAACTATTTATGTGCACTTTTCTAAACTCAAATTTTCTAATCTTAATTAGGACATAAGGTCCATATAATCACCACATATTGTTCCAATggaaaatctaaatttttattttcatgaacCTTGTTTCATTcatatgatttttttcttttattacattCTCTCATTAGAAACAGTGGGAAGTCTAGCACTCACTGAGTCAGTTCCTCCGATTTACAACTATAATAAAAGACAATAAACAGAGAAATTACATTTTAGTTAAGATGATAAGATTTGGAGGAGAAAATTTTTTGATCATCTTAAGACAACAAAAGCATCTATCTATCTATCCTTGTTAGATTTCACAGGAATTCCTTTGTACATTTGGACACGGTCCTTCATTGCATCTCTCCTAGGCCTTGCCACCTTATTGTTAGGATCAAAAAGTAGCACTTCTTCAAATGCCTTGAGAGCagatttatattcttttttcttctcatatgCATCACCAAGGTTGTTCCAAGCTGTGACATAGCCTGGCTGAAGCTTCACTGCAGTTTCGAACTGAGTGATCCCTTTGTCAAGTTTTCCATCGCGAACATAGCTGACGCCGAGGGCGTTGTAAACCTGTGCAGATATTAGACGATAAAAATAAGCATCACCACCAGTCATGCTTCTCACTGATTATTATGGCATAAGCATGACATGTGTACATCCTTAAACACACTTCAAGATCCTAATCAGTGTCATTTAACTAACTCAGTAAGGTCCTCGATCTTTTTCCCTTCTAACAATGATCTAACGCACTTAGGCAACTAATCTGCCTATGAATCCTCAGCCTGCAAATAGCAATGGACTGTAGGTAGGCAATACTACAGGAAGACTCGCACCTGAACCAAGACTGCCAGTCTGGAGTGAGAGAAGAATTCATCAGGGCCTCAGGGGTTTACTGCTATAAGAGAAGTGCAAATTAGTTGAAGTGAAATGTAAATTATTAGGACTAGTGGATTTCCATAGTTATTTTCAGGAGCTGAAGTGATTATTTCCTATATAAAGTATGATAGCTGGTCTGTGATTATGTGAAGTCACTATAATTAGGACAAGAGAAAAGCCCAAAAGGCAGAGGTTGGCCAAACATTTTTGACGGCATCCAATGATGTTCTAGCAAAGTGGTGAAGCACAAATGGAACAAGCTGAGAACATAAGGGTATGACAATGTAGGTGAAAGCATTAGCTGTACTGAGGCAGCTGGGTAAGACTTTTTCTGAACTTTTGAGGGTCTCATGAACTGAACTTCCTTGCCTTCCCGCACGAAGTGAATTTGCTTCACATTAGCTATTATTGAATGAGATTATATGCACACAACGACTAAGGCGTAGCTAGCTAAAGTAGTTTGGCTTTCTTGTTAAATAAGATGTATGCCAATCAAGCTAACATGATGGTGTGCCAAACCATAGAACCAATAAATTTAGTACTGCAGTTTGATACCACAAAGGGAAGCTGCATTTATGAAAGCAACAAAAGAATCATACCTGGGCGAGATCCTGATCATCACCATCCCATTTTTCAATTGCCTGAAGCAAAAATTTATTAGCAGCAGGGTAAAATTTCCTCCTTAGCATTACTGCACCAAGTTCAAAAAGCTCAGTTGCACTAGCATCACCACTTCTTACTTGTTCCTGAGATTAATAAGGCCAAATGCAGTGCAAAATAAGGATACTAGACAGCGAATTACATATGGCTGCTGCCAGCTATTAATTATGAGTTATGGCTTAtatgagagagagaaagagacagagagatagagaaagaaatcaaCGGATCTTTCATTTCGAAAACAAGTCATATCAAAAGGTCTGAGAATTTCTATGAAGGTTTTATGctaaaagtgaaaaagaatTGAACAATGTATAGTCATCCAAAAAGCATAATAACAGATTAATCATAGAGGTACTCACCTGCAATTCTTTTGCAGAAAGGTCTAGCTCTCTCCGTACAAGGACTTGACGAATTACAAAGAAAGTTCCAACCCCAAGTAAAGCTAAAAGCAATAGGAGATAAGACAGCTGGATTCCCAATTCAAATAACTCGCCAACTTCATATAGTGCATTTATTCTGATAGTTTCATGTGCATATGCCTCTAGTGGAGAAGTCAGTGACGAGATTTGTCCATATGAGAATGTTGATACCCAAATTAGTAGCCTTTTCATGTGCACCTTATCTTCAAGGTCCAAAAGATTCCTCAAGAATCCTGCAGAATCATATTCTGATATCAGGAAGACAacttatacaataaaaataccTACCAGGCAAATCCCAACAGCATTTCCAATAGGTAGCAGATGCTGCTAGTTTCATAATGACCTATCACACAAAGTATTAATAGCATGCTAAATCTCAAGCGACAAATGTAGGCAAAGAAAAAGGTTATCTTGAGGTTCTCATTCAGTTGACGCAAGCTCAAGGAATATTATCATGCTTAACCCACTTCAGACATTCAGTGATTTGACaccattattattaaaaaattaatagtaaaCATTTGAGTAAATTCATTTCATATGCATATCAATCAAATAGAAAAGCAACCATGCATTTAAACTATCCTTTGGAACTTTAAATTTGGAAAACATTATGTGGTAGTCGAAAAAGTAGTCACTGGAAGCAAGTGAAGATTTTAACATGCCATTGTATAGCCAATCATTCATACTGTCGTTCTTATAATAGTAGTGTGCATTTGTAGCTTTATCTGCAAAATTTGAAGCGTAACATAAGAACAATTAGCGGTGCATGACAATTgctaaaaaaactaaattgagCATATTTGATGGCTCAAGCACATCCACAAGAATCTACGCTATCAGGCAGTTGCTAAAATAGAGGAAATTTTCATAGCCTGATTATCATACACTTGGCATGAATTTTGGCCTTCTTGCATGCAACATATGCATAGATACATAAGAAAACATGTAAGTAGACATATAACTATGGCTACATTAAATAGAAAGTCCAACATCAGAACAGGAAATTACTCTCAGATCTTGGGGCGTCATAGGATCCTACTGCCAATTCCCTTTGTTGTATCTGTCTTCATCCACAATGGAATGAAAAATGAGTAACAAGAGATGTATGGACACATTTATTAAAGAGGTTCCggttatataaaaaatttgatataagAAGGGCAGAAATTTTACATATTGGTAAGATGTcagagaaaaaacaaaagtacATTATAACTAGTTGATTTGgaaaatatagtatttatcACCAGGAGAGTTCTATTAATAGCACAATGTAAAAGTTTAAAGACCATGTCGTGTTCTTTAATCACCATGATTTTGGTTGCACACATACAAACTTTTTCCAAAGCAGACAGCTATAATGGGACGAGTCAGATCCTTGAATTAAATGGAGAGCAACTTATACAAGCCATGTTAAGGACACAGAATTTGATATACCattgaataaaataaggagccaaaaaatgaaaacataaTAATAGAATACTTGACAAACAGTTTCAGGCTTTAAGCAAGTCTCTTCTGTAGGCCAGAGGCACAAAGTTCATGCTTTGGTTTAAGCATGCAGAACAAATTAATCTACTTGCTTTTTGACTGACCCTATCTAGGTAAGCTTTCAGCAATGATGCACAACGGGCAAGCATTCCATTTCATTTGACTACAAATGGTTCATGTTTATTCTCTTAGGGAACAAGTTTACTGAGAATGTATTCAACTCTGTCCATCTAAATGCAAGTTTAAAAGGAGTGAGAATGACTTTCTCACCATGTCAAGTTGCGCATGACGGTTTCTAATGAAGAATCATTCTGTAGAATCTGTAAGGGAACCTAGCAAATATCTTAATGGGACACCACTTCAAGGGGCAAgaccataaaaaaaaaaaattacaaaaagttcAATGAGCTTACTAACTGACTGTTGGAATAGGAAATATTGACCTAGCTGTAAATATAGGAATTCTAGGCTACATTAAAGGAGATTAGGCAAATCATTAGGCAGATTTCTTATATAGCTGTGATtatgttctttctttatttaggtGATGTTtgtacctatatatatatacaatgtAATACATGTAAATTAAGAAGCAATACAACctatcttttctatttatttgcatggtatcagagccatccgaaaaaaaaaaaccctagcctcctcaaAGAAAAATCTAGCCACTGCAATTCCACCATGCCTGCAACTCCATCTGATGGGTCAGTCACTAATCCTACTTCTGAAATACCTACTTCAtccaatcaacaaaaaatcTTAGCCACATCTGATTCTCATTCAGTCCAAATAACTACTGTTAGGCTGAATGGAGAGAATTTTCTACGCTGGTCTCAGTCTGTGCGTATGTATATTCGAGGTAGAGGGAAGAGTGGATACTTAACTGGTGAGAAGAAGGAACCAGACATGGATGACCCATCCTATTGGGATGCAAAAAATTTCATGGTTATGACATGGCTAGTCAACTCCATGGAGGAAGACATAAGTTCCAATTATATGTGTTATCACACAGCAAAGGAACTTTGGGATAATGTCAATTTAATGTATTCAGATCTGGGAAATCAGTCTCAGATATATGAAATCATGCTAAAACTAGGGGAAATCCATCAAGGTGAAGATAGTGTCacgaaatattttaattctctgAAACGTCTATGGCAAGACTTGGACTTGTTTAACTTTTATGAATGGAAATCCACTGATGATTGCAATCATTACAAAAAAAAGGTAGAAGATGATCGCATTTTCAAATTCCTCATGGGACTTAA is a genomic window of Ricinus communis isolate WT05 ecotype wild-type chromosome 2, ASM1957865v1, whole genome shotgun sequence containing:
- the LOC8262740 gene encoding tetratricopeptide repeat domain-containing protein PYG7, chloroplastic isoform X3; the protein is MKRLLIWVSTFSYGQISSLTSPLEAYAHETIRINALYEVGELFELGIQLSYLLLLLALLGVGTFFVIRQVLVRRELDLSAKELQEQVRSGDASATELFELGAVMLRRKFYPAANKFLLQAIEKWDGDDQDLAQVYNALGVSYVRDGKLDKGITQFETAVKLQPGYVTAWNNLGDAYEKKKEYKSALKAFEEVLLFDPNNKVARPRRDAMKDRVQMYKGIPVKSNKDR
- the LOC8262740 gene encoding tetratricopeptide repeat domain-containing protein PYG7, chloroplastic isoform X2, which codes for MLVQTTTISSPPLQNHNFHLSSTLFPVGSLKFRPYKPSSQIQQRELAVGSYDAPRSERFLRNLLDLEDKVHMKRLLIWVSTFSYGQISSLTSPLEAYAHETIRINALYEVGELFELGIQLSYLLLLLALLGVGTFFVIRQVLVRRELDLSAKELQEQVRSGDASATELFELGAVMLRRKFYPAANKFLLQAIEKWDGDDQDLAQVYNALGVSYVRDGKLDKGITQFETAVKLQPGYVTAWNNLGDAYEKKKEYKSALKAFEEVLLFDPNNKVARPRRDAMKDRVQMYKGIPVKSNKDR
- the LOC8262740 gene encoding tetratricopeptide repeat domain-containing protein PYG7, chloroplastic isoform X1, yielding MLVQTTTISSPPLQNHNFHLSSTLFPVGSLKFRPYKPSSQALFQPFRPLDLKTFRSGHGLNITRFFNLLIQQRELAVGSYDAPRSERFLRNLLDLEDKVHMKRLLIWVSTFSYGQISSLTSPLEAYAHETIRINALYEVGELFELGIQLSYLLLLLALLGVGTFFVIRQVLVRRELDLSAKELQEQVRSGDASATELFELGAVMLRRKFYPAANKFLLQAIEKWDGDDQDLAQVYNALGVSYVRDGKLDKGITQFETAVKLQPGYVTAWNNLGDAYEKKKEYKSALKAFEEVLLFDPNNKVARPRRDAMKDRVQMYKGIPVKSNKDR